From Aliamphritea hakodatensis:
CGATTGCATCAATGAAAGCATCCAGTTTGTCACTGGCACCGGCCAGCTGAACAGTATATGTGGTAGGCGTCACATCGATGATCTGACCACGGAAAATATCCGCGGTACGCTTGATCTCATCGCGCATCTGACCGGTGGCTTTCAGCTTGATCATCATCAGCTCACGCTCAATGTGATCACCTTCAGTCAGGTCAACAACCTTAACCACATCAATCAGCTTGTTCAGCTGCTTGGTGATCTGTTCGATAACCCGGTCACTGCCCAGCGTAGTAACGGTCAGACGGGACAGAGTCGCGTCTTCAGTCGGTGCAACAGTCAAAGACTCAATGTTGAAGTTACGCTGTGAGAACAAACCAACAACCCGTGACAAAGCACCCGGTTCGTTTTCCATCAACACAGAAATGATATGTCTCATGATTAAGTTCTCTCCGTCTTGGTCAGCCACATATCACGCATGGAGCCGCGCGGCACCTGCATCGGATATACGTGTTCGAATGGATCTACTGCAATATCCATAAACACCATGCGGTCTTTCAGCGAGAACGCTTCCTGCATAGCCGCTTCCAAGTCTTCGTACTTATCAACCTTCATACCTACGTGACCGTAAGCTTCAACCAGCTTGATAAAGTCCGGCAGAGACTTCATGTATGACTGAGAGTGACGGGACTCATAGTTCATATCCTGCCACTGACGTACCATCCCCAGCGACTGGTTATTCAGACAGATAACCTTCACCGGAATGTCATACTGGCTAATGGTCGACAGTTCCTGAATGTTCATCTGAATACTGCCTTCACCGGTTACACAGGCAACGTCGGCGTCAGGGAAGTTCAGTTTCACACCCATGGCAGCTGGCAAACCAAAGCCCATGGTGCCCAGGCCACCGGAGTTGATCCAGCGGTTAGGCTTATTAAACTTGTAGTACTGTGCAGCAAACATCTGGTGCTGACCTACGTCAGAACAGACATATGCATCACCGTTGGTCACCTTGCTCAGCATCTCGATAACCTGTTGCGGCTTCATCAGCTCGCTGTCATCGGTACGGAAACGGCCACCGTGACGGGTGCGCCATTCTTCGATCTGCTGCCACCAGGATTCCAGCGCCTCTTTATCGATCTGCTTCTTGCTGGCCTTAACAATGCTGACCATCTCAGACAGGACAGATTTCGCCGGACCTACAATTGGCACGTCCGCCTTGATTGTCTTGGAGATTGCCGCCGGATCAATATCAACATGAATGATCTTCGCCGTCGGACAGAACTTATCCAGCGCGTTGGTAACACGGTCATCAAAACGTGCGCCCACTGCCAGAATCAGATCAGCATGGTGCATCACCATGTTGGCTTCATAGCTACCGTGCATGCCCAGCATACCGATAAACTGACGGTCAGTACCCGGGTAGCCACCCAGGCCCATCAGGGTATTGGTAACAGGTACATTCAGCATCTGCGCCAGTTCAGTCAGCTCATTGCTGGCATCGCCCATGACGATACCGCCACCGCTGTAGATAACCGGACGCTTGGCGCTTAACACCATATCCATGGCTTTCTTGATCTGGCCGGTATGACCGCGGGAAACCGGGTTATAAGAACGCAGTTTCACAGACGCAGGATACTCATACGGGTAACGCTCAGTCGGTGTGGTCATATCCTTAGGGATATCCACAACAACCGGACCCGGACGGCCGCTTTCAGCAATGTGGAAAGCTTTCTTGATGATGGCAGGAATATCTTCCGGATTCTGCACGCTGAAACTGTGCTTAACCACCGGACGGGAAACACCGATCATATCGGTTTCCTGGAAGGCATCTTCACCAATCAGATGGCTCATTACCTGACCGGTAATCACCACCATCGGAATCGAATCCATATAAGCAGTAGCAATACCTGTTACTGCGTTCGTCGCACCCGGACCTGAAGTCACCAGCGATACACCGGCTTTACCGGTCGCACGGGCATACGCATCAGCCATATGGGTGGCTGCCTGTTCATGACGCACCAGAATATGCTTTACATCTTCCTGCTGGAACAGTGCATCATAAATATGCAACAACGCCCCACCCGGATACCCGTAGATGTACTCAACGCCCTCATCTTTAAGGGCGCGAACAACCATTTCTGCGCCTGATAATAATTCCACTTCTTCACCCTCTATTCACGTCGCTCCACGGCGACGGATCACTAGTTACGATACTGCAGACGTGCGCAAACCGCCCACCGGCGATTCGACATCATCCAGCAGGCTCTTGCAAAGGCTCGGGGTATTGAGGCAGGCAGGAGCAATCTTAATTCGGCACCAATCTGAGGATCAACTCGGGAAAGGTCCTGAATAAATAAGCTGGGTGACGCTTATTTAACCTGGCCTTCGGGGTAACCTACATGAGCCAGAGAGATAAATTTTTGAGGCAGCAATTCTGCCATTAAGTCAATGATTATTCAAGCAGTCGGGGAATTCCCCCGGTACAGAAAACCGGGTGATGCAGAATGTTCAGATTGAATGCTATAGTGGCGGCAACAGCGATAAAAAAATGTGGTGTGCACACCCACATAAAAGCTACATAACAAGTCATTATAAGGCGTGAGTCAGCCGCCATGGAGACAACCCGATGAGCATTGCCGAAATTAAAAACAAAGAACGCGTTATCGACGAATTACTGCTGGTTCTGCGCAAGATCATGGTAGAACCGGACATTTGCGAAAAAGCAATGAACGCAGCGCGCGAACATATCAACGATGAAAATGCCAATATCAGCATCGCTGAAGCGCTGTCTTCCTGCTCGAATGTGAAGATCCCGATTGAGCACAGCGAAGCCGACACCCTGTTTCTGGAAATGCTCAAAGACCTGATCCGCGACGAACAGGCCCTGTATTAAGCGCCCTGAAAACAGACAAAAACGGCGATTATCCTCCGATAACCGCCGTTTTTTTGTATCCTGAAAACGGTTGCTGAAAAATTTTCAGCCACACCGGCAACAGCAGTTATTCCGGGGCCAGCCACTCCAGCCGGTCAGCGGCAGCGCCTTCCGCCAGCGTACTCAGCACCCCCGGCATCGTCGCGCGGATATTATCTTCCAGCGGCCACGGCGGATTCACCATCAACATGCCACTGCCATACATCCCACCGCCATCTGCCGGGTTAATCTCAATTTCAGAGCAGAGAATATTCCGTATGCTGGTACGTTGCAGCTTATGCTTCAGGCTCTTCCAGCGGTTAGCTTCCAACAACGGGTACCAGATCGCATAACTGCCGTTGGGCCATAACTGCTTGGCCCGCTTAATAAAGGCCACCACCTGATCATATTCAGACTTATCCTCATACGCCGGATCAATCAGCACCATGCCCCGGTTCGGTTTCGGCGGCAGCATCGCCAGCACCCCTTCATACCCGTCACGCTGATGCACCGCCACCCGGCCATCCTGACGGAAATGCCGTTTCAGCACCTGAGACTCCTGCGGATGCAGCTCCATCAGCATCAGCTTATCGCTGGCCCGGGCAAAATGCTGCGCCAGTGACGGCGAACCGGGATAAAACGCCAGCTCGCCGGATGCGTTCTGTGCCGTTACCGCTTCACAGTAGACCTCAGTGCCCTTCAGCCCTGCCTGCCACAACTTACTGATACCCGACTGGAACTCCTGATTCTTCTGCGCCTGCGCATCCGACAGATCGTACATTGCACGCCCGGAATGAGTTTCCAGATACGACAACGGCTTATCTTTACGGGTAAGGGACTGCAACATCATGCTGAGAATCAGATGCTTATGTACATCGGCAAAATTTCCGGCATGGTAGCCGTGCTGGTAACTGAGCAAAGAATTATCTCCGGTGAATCTGAAAAACGGTCATCTCTGGCGGCATTGTGCAGCAATCATCCGGCAACCGGAAGTTATTCCCGCCGCCAGAAACGAAAAATGCCCCTGCAAAGGGGCATTTTAATCAGTCGCGCTCGCGCCGTGAATGCTTACTTATTCAGCAGTGCATCCACAGTGGTCAGCGGGTAGTGATCCGGCAGTGGCAGACGTGCTACGCCAGAATCAATTGCTGCCTGAGCAACCGCTTCAGATACCGCACCCAGCAAACGGGAATCCGTTGGCTTAGGAATGATATAACCACGGCCGAATTCCAGAGCATCCAGATCGTAAGCCGTCAGTACTTCCTGTGGCACAGGCTCTTTCGCCAGTTCTGCCAGTGCGCGTACTGCAGCGGCTTTCATTTCTTCGTTAATGGCAGTCGCACGAACATCCAGCGCGCCACGGAAGATAAACGGGAAGCCCAGTACGTTGTTTACCTGGTTAGGGTAATCAGAACGGCCCGTCGCCATGATCACATCATCACGGGTTTCGTGCGCCAGTTCCGGCTTAATTTCCGGATCAGGGTTTGCGCAGGCAAATACAACCGGGTTCGCTGCCATCTTCTTCAGCTGCTCAGCACCCAGCAGGTTAGGACCGGACAGACCTACGAATACGTCAGCACCGTCGATTGCATCATCCAGCGTACGCTTATCAGTTTCAGTGGCAAACGCCGCTTTTTCAGGGGTCAGATTGTCACGGCCGGAGTGGATAACACCGGTACGGTCGATCATGTAAATGTTTTCAACCTTAGCGCCCATGTTCACCAGCAGCTTCATGCAGGCGTGTGCAGCAGCACCGGCACCCAGACACACGATAGACGCTTCTTCCAGCTTCTTACCGGCAATTTCCAGGGCGTTGATCATACCGGCAGCGGTTACAATCGCAGTACCGTGCTGGTCATCGTGGAATACAGGAATGTTGCAGCGCTCGATCAGCGCACGTTCAACTTCAAAACACTCAGGTGCTTTGATGTCTTCCAGGTTAATACCGCCGAAGGTATCAGCAATACGGGCAACTGTATCAATCAGTGCCTGAGGGCTTTCGGAATCAACTTCAATATCGATGGAATCAACACCGGCAAATTTCTTGAACAGCAGGGATTTACCTTCCATTACCGGCTTAGACGCCAGCGGGCCAAGATCGCCAAGGCCAAGAATCGCAGAACCATTAGAGATAACTGCAACCAGGTTTCCTTTCGCCGTATACTTATACGCATTCTCAGGGTTTTCCGCGATAGCGCGGACCGGCTCAGCCACACCAGGGCTGTAAGCCAGCGCCAGATCACGGGCAGAGGCAGCGGATGTCGTCAGCTCTACACTGATCTTACCCGGACGAGGAAACTCATGATAATCGAGTGCAGCTTGTTTCATATCTTCAGACATGGTCGCAATTCCAAGAAGTAATTTATTAGTTATAAGTAATCCGGAAATCTGGATGAACAGCCCATTACTCCGACTAACAAGGGCATTCCAGACTCCTTAGGACTTGGCATCATATAGAAAAGCCCGACGCCCCTCAACCGACAGAACAGTCCAAAATTCTGTAAACAAAGCGACAAAAAGTATTTCCCTCGCGACCCGACTGGGCCCATATGGCATTTATATTTGTTAATCCCTTGATTTACAGGAAGAACCACTACCTATCCACGGGATAGATAAAAATCAGCCTAACTTCAGACTTTGGTCGGTATTTTTTGCACAGCAAAAAAAAAGGCGCCATCAGGCGCCTTTTTCATATTCTGCAATCGCTTACTTCTTAAGAGAGCGAGCACCGAAACGCTTGTTGAAGCGGTCAACACGGCCACCAGTGGTCGCTTCTTTCTGCTTACCGGTGTAGAAAGGGTGACACTGGCTGCAAACGTCCAGGTGAATGTCTTTGCCCAGAGTAGAACGAGTCTTAACGACGTTGCCGCAAGAACAGGTAGCGTTCATCTCTACGTAATTAGGATGGATACCGTCTTTCATGATGAAACCTCAAGTAGTTTGTAATGCCGCCACCCGATCTTTTGCCGGGCACCGCATCCGGGCTGCCGGTTAAACCGACCACCCATGGGAATAAGGCCCGCGATTATACGCATTCAGCTGCCCACCGGCAAGCGCTTATTAAAAGGCCGTATCTGCGGCTGGTAAACCCTGTGTTAACAGGATTTAATACTCCCCTTAACCGACTTTCCAACAACTTCGAACACACCGTTAATGTCATATCTGCGTCTCGCCATTCCGTCCCCCCTGCGTCGCCTGTTCGACTACCTGCCACCGGCAGACTGCGACCCTGCCACGCTGGAACCGGGCATCCGGGTAAAAGTGCCGTTTGCGAACCGCCAGCTAACCGGTGTGTTAATCGAAGTGACCGATACCACCGAGGTACCGGCCAACAAGCTAAAGCCCGCACTGGAGATTCTCGACAGCACACCGCCCCTGCCGGCCCACCTGTTGAAACTGGCCCGCTGGTCCGCCAGCTATTACCAGCACCCGGCCGGCGAAGCGCTGAGCCAGGCATTACCGGTACTGCTGCGTAAAGGGGAAGCCGACAACTATATACCGGCGATGAAATGGCGGGCCTGCCCCGATGCCAGCACTGACAGCATCGCCAAAAACGCCAGCAAACAGCGTCAGTTATTACAGTGGCTGCTGAACAACCCGGCCGGGCTCACACCGGAACAGCTGAAAGAAGCCGGCAGCACCAAAGCCACCCTGACAGCTCTGCAGGACAAAAACCTGATCGAACAGTTCACGCCACAGCCGGACGAACAGGCTGGCAATATTCTGCGTGAACCGCCCCTGACCCTGAACCCTCAGCAACAGACCGCCGTTGATTCACTCAGTGACGACAGCGGCTTCCGTTCGGTACTGCTCTACGGCATTACCGGCTCCGGTAAAACCGAAGTGTATCTGCAGGCCATCGAAGCCCAGCTCAAAGCAGGAAAACAGGCACTGGTACTGGTACCGGAAATCGGCCTGACGCCACAAACCGTCACCCGTTTCAAAGCCCGTTTTAATGTCAGCATTGTTTCACTGCACTCCAACCTGACGGACAAACAGCGGCTGGAAGCCTGGCAACAGGCCCGCGCCGGGGTCGCCAAAATCGTCATCGGTACCCGCTCAGCCATATTCACCCCGCTGAAGCACCCGGGCATTATCATCATTGATGAGGAACACGACGCCTCCTTCAAGCAGCAGGACGGCTTCCGCTACTCCGCCCGGGATGTATCCGTGATGCGCGCCCACCGGGAAAACATTCCCATTGTGCTGGGCAGCGCCACCCCGTCGATTGAAAGCCTGTATAACGTGCAGCAAAAACGCTATCAGTGGCTGCAACTGACCCAGCGGGCCGGAAACGCCAAACCGCCCGCATTCGAATTACTCGACATCCGTCAGGACAACCTGCAGGACGGCCTCAGCCCGGCACTGATCAAACAGATCGGCGGCCATCTGCAACAGGGCAATCAGGTACTGGTATTTATTAACCGCCGGGGCTTTGCGCCGAGCCTGATGTGTCACGACTGCGGCTGGATAGCCGACTGCCGCCGCTGCGATGCCCACATGACCCTGCACCGCAGCCCGGCCCACCTGCACTGCCACCACTGTGACAGCCAGCGTCCGATTCCCCGGGTATGTGACAGCTGCGGCTCTGCCGAACTCAAACCGGTGGGCGCGGGCACCGAACGTACCGAAAGCGCCCTGCAACAACTCTTCCCTGAAACCCCGGTGATCCGGGTCGACCGGGATACCACCCAGCGTAAACAGGCGCTACAGGACATCGTCGATCAGGTAAACCTCGGTGACCCCTGTATTCTGGTCGGCACCCAGATGCTGGCCAAAGGCCACCACTTCCCGAAAGTAACGCTAGTTGCCATCCTCAATGCCGACAGCGGACTGTTCAGTGCAGACTTCCGAGGCATGGAACGCACCGCCCAGCAGATTCTGCAAGTGGCGGGCCGGGCCG
This genomic window contains:
- a CDS encoding 23S rRNA (adenine(2030)-N(6))-methyltransferase RlmJ; its protein translation is MLSYQHGYHAGNFADVHKHLILSMMLQSLTRKDKPLSYLETHSGRAMYDLSDAQAQKNQEFQSGISKLWQAGLKGTEVYCEAVTAQNASGELAFYPGSPSLAQHFARASDKLMLMELHPQESQVLKRHFRQDGRVAVHQRDGYEGVLAMLPPKPNRGMVLIDPAYEDKSEYDQVVAFIKRAKQLWPNGSYAIWYPLLEANRWKSLKHKLQRTSIRNILCSEIEINPADGGGMYGSGMLMVNPPWPLEDNIRATMPGVLSTLAEGAAADRLEWLAPE
- a CDS encoding primosomal protein N' — its product is MSYLRLAIPSPLRRLFDYLPPADCDPATLEPGIRVKVPFANRQLTGVLIEVTDTTEVPANKLKPALEILDSTPPLPAHLLKLARWSASYYQHPAGEALSQALPVLLRKGEADNYIPAMKWRACPDASTDSIAKNASKQRQLLQWLLNNPAGLTPEQLKEAGSTKATLTALQDKNLIEQFTPQPDEQAGNILREPPLTLNPQQQTAVDSLSDDSGFRSVLLYGITGSGKTEVYLQAIEAQLKAGKQALVLVPEIGLTPQTVTRFKARFNVSIVSLHSNLTDKQRLEAWQQARAGVAKIVIGTRSAIFTPLKHPGIIIIDEEHDASFKQQDGFRYSARDVSVMRAHRENIPIVLGSATPSIESLYNVQQKRYQWLQLTQRAGNAKPPAFELLDIRQDNLQDGLSPALIKQIGGHLQQGNQVLVFINRRGFAPSLMCHDCGWIADCRRCDAHMTLHRSPAHLHCHHCDSQRPIPRVCDSCGSAELKPVGAGTERTESALQQLFPETPVIRVDRDTTQRKQALQDIVDQVNLGDPCILVGTQMLAKGHHFPKVTLVAILNADSGLFSADFRGMERTAQQILQVAGRAGRAELPGKVVMQTHHADHPTINSLINEGYLAFAQQELNTRNSANLPPTINCIMIRAEARYQGQAERFLMQVRQQFDRQDGKPQWIGPLPSPMEKRAGMFRAQLLLQSHDRKTLHGLVHHITLQLEASAEARKIRWSVDVDPIEMF
- a CDS encoding malic enzyme-like NAD(P)-binding protein codes for the protein MSEDMKQAALDYHEFPRPGKISVELTTSAASARDLALAYSPGVAEPVRAIAENPENAYKYTAKGNLVAVISNGSAILGLGDLGPLASKPVMEGKSLLFKKFAGVDSIDIEVDSESPQALIDTVARIADTFGGINLEDIKAPECFEVERALIERCNIPVFHDDQHGTAIVTAAGMINALEIAGKKLEEASIVCLGAGAAAHACMKLLVNMGAKVENIYMIDRTGVIHSGRDNLTPEKAAFATETDKRTLDDAIDGADVFVGLSGPNLLGAEQLKKMAANPVVFACANPDPEIKPELAHETRDDVIMATGRSDYPNQVNNVLGFPFIFRGALDVRATAINEEMKAAAVRALAELAKEPVPQEVLTAYDLDALEFGRGYIIPKPTDSRLLGAVSEAVAQAAIDSGVARLPLPDHYPLTTVDALLNK
- the rpmE gene encoding 50S ribosomal protein L31, with protein sequence MKDGIHPNYVEMNATCSCGNVVKTRSTLGKDIHLDVCSQCHPFYTGKQKEATTGGRVDRFNKRFGARSLKK
- a CDS encoding acetolactate synthase 3 large subunit: MELLSGAEMVVRALKDEGVEYIYGYPGGALLHIYDALFQQEDVKHILVRHEQAATHMADAYARATGKAGVSLVTSGPGATNAVTGIATAYMDSIPMVVITGQVMSHLIGEDAFQETDMIGVSRPVVKHSFSVQNPEDIPAIIKKAFHIAESGRPGPVVVDIPKDMTTPTERYPYEYPASVKLRSYNPVSRGHTGQIKKAMDMVLSAKRPVIYSGGGIVMGDASNELTELAQMLNVPVTNTLMGLGGYPGTDRQFIGMLGMHGSYEANMVMHHADLILAVGARFDDRVTNALDKFCPTAKIIHVDIDPAAISKTIKADVPIVGPAKSVLSEMVSIVKASKKQIDKEALESWWQQIEEWRTRHGGRFRTDDSELMKPQQVIEMLSKVTNGDAYVCSDVGQHQMFAAQYYKFNKPNRWINSGGLGTMGFGLPAAMGVKLNFPDADVACVTGEGSIQMNIQELSTISQYDIPVKVICLNNQSLGMVRQWQDMNYESRHSQSYMKSLPDFIKLVEAYGHVGMKVDKYEDLEAAMQEAFSLKDRMVFMDIAVDPFEHVYPMQVPRGSMRDMWLTKTERT
- the ilvN gene encoding acetolactate synthase small subunit encodes the protein MRHIISVLMENEPGALSRVVGLFSQRNFNIESLTVAPTEDATLSRLTVTTLGSDRVIEQITKQLNKLIDVVKVVDLTEGDHIERELMMIKLKATGQMRDEIKRTADIFRGQIIDVTPTTYTVQLAGASDKLDAFIDAIGTSGIMEVVRTGVSGLSRGEKVLSL